Genomic window (Mobula hypostoma chromosome 25, sMobHyp1.1, whole genome shotgun sequence):
CATTTTGGATGCGACCTCATTGGCTCTCACGCAGCTTTGATTCACCTGGACAATACCTTATGTCAGGCTTCTGGTTATTTACTTCAGCTCAGCACTCCTACAGATCTGACtaaaaagctgcagaacctgggctccgtgcctccctctgcaactggatccttgacttcctcactggaagaccactgTCTATGCGgctcagaaataacatctccacctcgctgacagtcaacaccgtgcttcgcccactgctctactctctacacccatgactgtgtggctaggcacaactcaattcactgacaacacaactattgttggcagaatttcagatggcggcaggaaggcatacaggagcaagacatATCAGCTACTTGAGTGTTGTCGCAGCaacgggggggcgggggcggggtaGGGAgttgttactgcacaggatcgaaataagttgcaaactcagtcagctccatcatggccactagcctccccaccatccaggatatcttcaaggtgcggtacctcagaaaggtggcacccatcattaaggaccctctttggcaaggacttgccctcttcttattgctaccatcagggaggaggtataggtacctgaaggcacacacacaatgcttcaggaacagcttcttcccctctgccatcagatttctgaatggacattggacacatgaacaatacctcactacttttttaaaatcttctctttgtgcattacttatttaattcaacttaaaatatatatgttataattcttaccataacttaaatttttattattatgccactgaattgaaaatcctacaaaacataatggatgcggcccagtccatcatggataaagcccttccCCCAccagtgtactgctgccgcataacaacaaatttcatgatgtgtgccagtgatattaaacctgattctgaagtaacCCACtcaaaatgccgaaggaactcagcagaccaggctgcatctgtggaaaagagaaagcagtcagtgtttcaggcggagacccttcatcacgactggaagggaagagggagggatgcagactaagaagatggggggaggttATGAAGTCCAAGGcggcagttgataggtgaaactggaagaggggcagggggtgaggtaaagagctgggaagttgattggagaaagagataaagggctggagaagacagaacctgacaggagaggacaaaagatcttgaaattgagtccataggttgtgggaacagttcggtgatggagtgagtgaagttatcccctctggttcaagaacttgatgatTGAGGattaataactgtacctgaacctggtggtgaggcttctgaggctcctgtaccttcttcctggtggcagcagtgagaagacagcatggtggaggtccttgatgatggatgctgctttcctgtgacagcattccaTGTAGGTCTGCTCAATGGagaggaggactttacccatgatggactcggctgtatccattactttttcgcagattttccattcaagggcattggtgtttccacaccaggccatgatgcaatcagtcgatatactctccaccacacatctgcagaagtttgttaaagttttagatgtcacgcttagagtcactgccatgctttcttcgtaattcagagcctctgaaatgataacaccaaagaatttcaagttgctgaccttctccacctttgattccttgatgaggactggctcatggacctcgaGATTCCCGCATTTGAAGTTAGTAAtctgctccttgatcttgctgacactgaatgAAAAGCTGATGCAGTGAACTGCCGGAACCAAAGAGTTTATTTCATTTTACAGTGAGGCTCCCATTAATTGTTCCACTGCTTAGCATTATGTACTGGAAAGCACTTGGTACATTTATTATAGCCCTTGgagagtgtggtaaaccatatatatatgttgtaactgggttacctatctggacacacccctctgctgactgcccctgtggctgcTCCCACACACCTCTGAATAAAGACGATTGGGCCTTGACTCCTCCTTTCAGTCCAGCGGCAGAcgctcagcatgctggaggtcataTTTTACtccgaataaaagcctttcagtatttactctacttccagtcttttggaattattgatggtgcatcaattttattcgcagtaattttaaagcatggaatgtTCTGTGAGACCCGACAAGTTATACCTCGACccacaaacacctgaagctggaaacgctttcaacCTCTGGCTGGCTTGCTTCAAATCATACCTAGAGGCGATTGAAGTGACCGACTCCACAGCGAAGCACAGAGTTCTCctttccagggtcagtccacgggtctactcgatgatcagagaccagccgagctatgaCGGCGCGATGAGCacactcaaaggacaatacctgcagcCAGAAAACACCGTCTACGCGcagcatcgcttagcgacacggaaGCAGCGGcctggggaatcgagtgctgagtttgtccgggcactACAGAGACTCATGTGGACCTGCGGCTGCCAGGGgctgacggcagaacagcatgtGGAGCTCCTGGTAAGAGAAGCCTtcatcacggggaccaggtcagtgcaTGTGCACCAgaggctgctggaaaaagctgatcttaccttaagttcggcgatcgagctggctgacacgctggaggctgctctgcacaattctgaggctctccaggcatgcAATCCCCCGATGGCTGTGTGGGCactgcagaccccgcaacccgccggcgaatcaaCCTAGGCTACTGCCAGTCGCGAGTCCGCGAAGTGTTACTTCtgtggactggagaagcacccccggaaacgctgctcggcccgacaagctacctgttccagctgcggaaagaagggccacttcgccaaggtctgtaagtccaaaccacgAGCAGGATCGAGCAGAGCcgtgtgcgagacatgggggtcgccatttTGCTCGCCGCCATCTTCCTTGCACGTtgccaccatgtgcgagacatgggggcggccagcttggtcggcgccacctcccaccgcctacgaccaacgggtgctcacggggcaccccaccgcgccggaccaagacagcgactcaaccttGGCCTCCGTAACCCTCGaacaaagcgctccccaccagctcgcaaggtcaatgatggacatgcTGGTGgagggcgcaggacaagctgcctgtttgacacaggcagcacggagagttttatccacccggacacggtgcagcattgcagaCTCGCGATACAGCTAGTAAGTCAGAGGGttgccatggcttccgggtcgcatacaacagacatccgggggcgTTGTGTAGCaatgctagtggtgcagggcacagaatatcgagactttacattactggtcatgcctcaaccgTGTGCCCCTGTGCTACTGGGGCTCGAcatccagagccacctgaaaggCATGACAATGGAGGTATGACGGGCCCCTTCCATCAATCACTGTCggaaatcctcagttttgtaggaACACGTCACATACcccactactgaccacacacacacaccgacttgcacatcccacccaacaccatgccaacagccgcactaccgacaccacttgcggcctctccaccctcaggatccctcccccaccgctgttcaccaacctgacccccgactgtaaacccgtggcaactaaaagcaggaggtacagcgcgggggaccgagctttcattaagtcagaggtgcagcggctgctcagggagggggtcattgaggcaagcggggagaagaataggatggtcgtggactatagccagaccatcaataggttcatgcagctcgacgcgtaccctctaccctgcaTCGTGGATATgttcaatcagatagcacagtacaaggtgtacttgaccatagacctaaaatccacataccatcagctccccatccgccgggaggaccgccctcaCACCACCTCCGAGGCGGacagcaggctttatcacttcctgcgcgtccccttcggtgtcacgaacggtgtgtctgtcttccagagggaaatggaccggatggtggaccagtgccaactgaaggccatgttGCTATATCTGGATAATATCACCATCTGccgtcacgaccagcaggatcatgacaacaacctccaaaaatttctccaagcggccaaagctttcaatctcacctataacaaggacaaataTGTGTTTGGAACCACCCatcttgctatccttgggtgtgtcatggagaatggacCCTGACCCCAACCGCATGCGCCCCCtattggaactccctcttcccaataccctcagagccctcaaaaggtgcccgggcttcttttcatattatccccaatgggtctctaactacgcagacaaggcccgcccccggtcaagtccaccacattccccctctcagccgaggcccacgcggcctttaGCTgtataaaaggggacattgccaaagcagcaatgcatgcggtggatgaggccattcccttccaagtagagagtgaagCCTCTGACTTCGCACTGGCTGCTGCCCTCCACCAGAcgggaagaccggtggcgttcttctcccgtacccttcaaggcacTGAAATTTGGTactccgcggtggagaaagaggcccaggccatcgTGGAAGCTATTAgccactggaggcactatctcgctggcaaaaagttcaccctgctgactgaccagtgCTCAGTCTCATTCATGTTTAGTAAACAAcagtggggcaaaatcaaaaatgataaaattctgaggtagagaatcgaactctccaccttcaactatgacatcatgtacaggcctgggaagctcaacgagccctccgatgccctatcccggggagcGTGCACCAGcgtgcagatcgaccggctatacgtcctacatgtagatctttgccacccggggtcacccggcttttccacttcttgaaagcccggaacctgccttactcccttgaggagataaggacgatgaccagggactgccaagtctgcgcagagtgcaaaccgcacttctaccgacccgaaaaggcacaactaatcaaagccacccgcccctttgagcgactgagtgttgactttaagggccccttTCCCTCcgccgaccgcaatgtgtactttcttaacattatcgacgagtactcgtggttccccttcgccatcccctgccccaacaccactaccacgtcagttataaaagccc
Coding sequences:
- the LOC134337687 gene encoding uncharacterized protein LOC134337687 — encoded protein: MSTLKGQYLQPENTVYAQHRLATRKQRPGESSAEFVRALQRLMWTCGCQGLTAEQHVELLLSTLRIPPPPLFTNLTPDCKPVATKSRRYSAGDRAFIKSEVQRLLREGVIEASGEKNRMVVDYSQTINRFMQLDAYPLPCIVDMFKRVPFGVTNGVSVFQREMDRMVDQCQLKAMLLYLDNITICRHDQQDHDNNLQKFLQAAKAFNLTYNKDKYVFGTTHLAILGCVMENGP